A window of Castanea sativa cultivar Marrone di Chiusa Pesio chromosome 1, ASM4071231v1 contains these coding sequences:
- the LOC142605378 gene encoding uncharacterized protein LOC142605378, whose amino-acid sequence MRKLKYHEKKLLKKVNFLEWKREDGHREGFVMQRYHATHRDDYKRYSGLCRMVQKLVNVLMKMDHNDPSRIQLTDLLLEKLYNIGVLPSKHNADVLKVCERITVSSFFRRRLSTVLVRMKFCEHLKEAITYIEQGHVRVGPETVTDPAFLVTRNMEDFITWVDSSKIKRKVQEYNDQLDDYDTMT is encoded by the exons atGAGGAAGCTGAAGTATCATGAGAAGAAGCTGTTGAAGAAGGTGAATTTTCTGGAATGGAAGAGAGAAGATGGGCACAGAGAAGGCTTTGTTATGCAACGGTACCATGCTACTCACCGCGACGATTACAAGAGGTATTCGGGTTTGTGCCGTATGGTGCAGAAGCTAGTCAACGTTTTGATGAAGATGGACCACAATGACCCTTCTCGTATTCAACTCACTGATTTGCTACTCGAAAAGCT GTACAACATTGGTGTACTACCATCCAAGCACAACGCTGATGTTCTAAAAGTGTGTGAACGTATAACAGTGTCATCCTTCTTTAG GCGTAGGCTCTCAACTGTTTTGGTGCGAATGAAGTTTTGTGAGCACTTGAAAGAAGCTATCACATACATTGAGCAAGGACATGTTCGAGTGGGTCCAGAGACGGTTACTGACCCAGCATTCCTTGTAACTAGGAATATGGAAGACTTCATTACATGGGTAGATTCATCCAAGATAAAGAGAAAGGTGCAGGAGTACAATGATCAGTTGGACGACTATGATACAATGACCTGA